The following coding sequences are from one Diospyros lotus cultivar Yz01 chromosome 7, ASM1463336v1, whole genome shotgun sequence window:
- the LOC127806437 gene encoding uncharacterized protein LOC127806437, with protein sequence MEEVSCRKRVRDDWDESELDSPEVKRLRDDLLGNLDDSDLCTASPDLDSFMKTFADEISASPAPAVSATGSGDSQPELGFLLEASDDELGLPPSTTTSSSETWNKELSELDRVSSDSSVELSEPWKFCDEILSFDEFGVAGDGNDLGVNNHGEYVALDGLFDYSDLGFGSHDASVTL encoded by the coding sequence ATGGAGGAGGTGAGCTGCAGGAAGCGAGTTCGAGACGACTGGGACGAGTCTGAGCTAGACAGCCCCGAAGTGAAGCGACTCAGGGATGATCTCCTCGGCAATCTCGACGACTCCGATCTGTGTACCGCGAGTCCGGATCTGGACTCCTTCATGAAGACCTTCGCCGATGAGATCTCCGCCTCTCCGGCGCCGGCGGTGTCGGCCACTGGTTCCGGCGACTCTCAGCCGGAGCTCGGGTTCCTTCTGGAAGCCTCCGACGACGAGCTTGGCCTGCCGCCGTCTACCACAACTTCTTCAAGCGAGACCTGGAATAAAGAGTTGAGCGAGTTGGATCGCGTTTCGTCGGATTCGTCGGTGGAACTCAGTGAACCGTGGAAGTTTTGTGATGAGATCCTGAGTTTTGATGAGTTTGGAGTCGCCGGCGACGGAAATGACCTTGGCGTAAATAACCACGGGGAGTACGTGGCATTAGACGGGCTGTTCGATTACTCGGATCTAGGTTTTGGATCCCATGACGCTTCGGTAACCTTATAA